One Candidatus Paceibacterota bacterium genomic region harbors:
- the rpsO gene encoding 30S ribosomal protein S15, whose product MLTKTKKAKVIKKVQSHETDTGSAAVQVAILSERIVELTTHLKKNKKDNHSRRGLLQMVADRRSHLKYLEKKDPKVHKKLVKELSLA is encoded by the coding sequence ATGTTAACAAAAACTAAAAAAGCAAAGGTTATTAAGAAAGTTCAGTCACACGAGACCGACACAGGCTCGGCCGCTGTGCAGGTTGCCATTTTATCAGAACGCATTGTTGAGCTCACAACGCATTTGAAAAAGAACAAGAAGGACAATCACTCGCGAAGAGGATTACTCCAGATGGTCGCCGATCGCCGTTCCCACCTCAAATATTTAGAAAAAAAGGACCCCAAGGTCCACAAGAAACTGGTAAAAGAGCTTTCGCTCGCCTAG